The Juglans microcarpa x Juglans regia isolate MS1-56 chromosome 8S, Jm3101_v1.0, whole genome shotgun sequence genome has a window encoding:
- the LOC121244238 gene encoding uncharacterized protein LOC121244238, giving the protein MVQSVTGGRRGRGGRVTAVSSPIGRGLEAVPPRWNLCDEVNTRVDGSTQAAPHVGVEESRVPPTHKRGRGLAKGTKFDRLRRLGKIPLDIKDDHIGPSCENAMIFTGRVSWIIKVQADMTHASWSVVSPKEKDELIDHVKADFVLDWTRLNHRETVMMALADKYNAFHYELHKEYLKYSTHEEALSGGTSLVEKPIWECLCQRWASNTFKDISQRNKCNRQKQRVKHTGGRKSFVRILEEKRETTPNLVAFYKEVYWSRKKGKFINATSKHNYNLMVEKLNEKEPDEDEDDADAAEEVFKKVLGQKSGNAQDISSYVLAPDNLSSMM; this is encoded by the exons ATGGTGCAATCTGTAACTGGAGGAAGGAGAGGACGTGGAGGACGTGTTACTGCAGTATCAAGTCCTATTGGTAGAGGCCTAGAAGCAGTACCTCCGAGATGGAACCTATGTGACGAGGTTAACACAAGAGTTGATGGTTCAACTCAAGCAGCACCACATGTGGGCGTGGAGGAGTCGAGGG TTCCACCCACCCATAAACGTGGTCGTGGGCTGGCAAAGGGCACAAAATTTGACCGCCTCCGAAGGTTGGGTAAGATTCCATTGGATATCAAGGATGACCATATAGGTCCATCATGTGAAAATGCCATGATCTTTACTGGTCGAGTGTCATGGATCATTAAAGTACAAGCAGATATGACGCATGCAAGTTGGAGTGTTGTTTCCCCGAAAGAGAAAGATGAGCTCATCGATCATGTGAAA GCCGACTTTGTTCTGGATTGGACAAGGCTAAATCATCGTGAAACTGTGATGATGGCACTGGCTGATAAGTATAATGCATTTCACTATGAACTGCACAAGGAATACTTAAAATATAGCACACATGAAGAGGCACTGTCTGGTGGCACATCCTTGGTTGAGAAACCAATATGGGAATGCCTATGCCAACGATGGGCCAGCAACACCTTCAAG GATATATCTCAAAGAAACAAGTGTAATAGGCAAAAACAAAGGGTTAAACATACAGGTGGCCGAAAGTCGTTTGTtaggattttggaagaaaag cGTGAGACGACACCGAATTTGGTTGCTTTCTATAAAGAAGTGTATTGGTCAAGGAAGAAGGGTAAATTTATCAATGCAACAAGTAAACACAACTAT AATCTGATGGTTGAGAAGTTGAATGAAAAGGAACCAGATGAGGACGAGGATGATGCTGATGCTGCTGAAGAGGTTTTCAAGAAGGTTTTAGGGCAAAAATCTGGCAATGCGCAAG ATATATCCTCATATGTACTTGCTCCTGATAACTTAAGTTCTATGATGTAA